One region of Glycine max cultivar Williams 82 chromosome 9, Glycine_max_v4.0, whole genome shotgun sequence genomic DNA includes:
- the LOC100801635 gene encoding phospholipase A(1) DAD1, chloroplastic, which yields MRTLHYYTSTLIRPQCTTLVQTTKPVQKMEKMMNMPQLQSSSLSSSPPLSKKVGKRWKEYQGMNNWDGLLDPLDENLRAEILRYGHFVEAAYKSFEFDPSSPNYATCKFQKNTLFEQCGLRNTGYKVTKHLRATSGIKLPSWVATQSSYVGYVAVCNDKEEIKRLGRRDIVVAFRGTATCLEWLENLRATLTHVSVPSVATGITAEPCSMDGNGAMVESGFLSLYTSAGSSKQSFTSLQDMVRKEIGRILKTYEGENLSLTITGHSLGAALATLTAYDIKNSFIRQPPVTVISFGGPRVGNRSFRRQLEETGIKLLRIVNSDDVITKVPGFVFDDVDKTDDDVACNGGAHVVQRWIRKRAEEVQWLLYSEVGKELRLCSRDSPYLRGVNIATCHDLNTYLHLVDGFVSSTCPFRATAKRFLQH from the coding sequence ATGAGAACTCTTCACTACTACACTTCAACCCTCATTAGACCACAGTGCACAACCCTCGTTCAAACCACCAAACCCGTGCAAAAGATGGAGAAAATGATGAACATGCCCCAGTTGCAATCATCATCCTTATCGTCGTCGCCACCATTGTCGAAGAAAGTTGGGAAGAGATGGAAAGAGTACCAAGGAATGAACAATTGGGACGGTTTATTGGACCCATTGGACGAGAACCTTCGCGCTGAGATTCTCCGCTATGGCCATTTCGTTGAGGCTGCGTATAAGTCCTTCGAATTCGACCCTTCTTCTCCAAACTACGCCACATGCAAGTTCCAAAAGAACACACTCTTCGAACAGTGTGGGTTACGCAACACAGGTTACAAGGTAACAAAACACCTACGTGCAACCTCGGGGATCAAATTACCTAGCTGGGTAGCAACACAATCGAGCTACGTTGGGTACGTAGCAGTGTGTAACGACAAAGAAGAGATCAAACGATTGGGTCGAAGAGACATTGTTGTTGCCTTTAGAGGAACGGCAACGTGTTTAGAATGGCTCGAGAATCTTCGAGCCACTTTGACACATGTTTCTGTTCCATCTGTTGCAACAGGGATCACAGCAGAACCATGCAGCATGGATGGAAATGGAGCAATGGTGGAAAGTGGGTTCTTGAGTTTGTACACGTCAGCAGGTAGTAGCAAACAATCATTTACGAGTTTGCAAGATATGGTGAGGAAAGAGATTGGTCGGATTCTTAAAACTTACGAAGGAGAGAATTTGAGTTTGACGATAACGGGGCATAGTTTGGGAGCGGCATTGGCCACTCTCACGGCATATGACATAAAGAACAGTTTCATTCGGCAGCCGCCGGTAACGGTGATCTCCTTTGGCGGTCCACGGGTTGGGAACCGAAGCTTCCGGCGGCAGCTGGAGGAAACTGGGATCAAGCTGTTGCGCATAGTGAACTCCGATGATGTTATAACCAAGGTGCCCGGGTTTGTGTTCGATGACGTGGACAAAACTGACGATGATGTGGCATGCAATGGAGGTGCCCACGTGGTTCAGAGGTGGATTCGAAAGCGAGCGGAAGAGGTACAGTGGCTATTGTACTCTGAGGTTGGAAAGGAGCTACGCCTCTGTAGCAGGGATTCTCCGTACCTCAGGGGTGTCAACATTGCCACCTGCCACGATTTGAACACCTACTTGCACCTTGTTGACGGCTTTGTCAGTTCCACTTGTCCCTTTAGAGCCACTGCCAAGAGATTCCTTCAGCATTGA